Genomic window (Acidobacteriota bacterium):
GTGCATCGCGGCGTGTTCGAATTCTTGCCGGCTTTTGCGCAACGCGCGGCTCGTATCCTCTTCGATCTTGAGCAGAGTCGAAAGCTCGACGGCGTATTTTTCAGCTTCTTCGGCTCGGCGCGCGTCGGCTTCGGCACGTTCGCGCCCGGCCTGCTCCGCCTCGTTGATCGATTCGGTCATCTCGGCGATGGTCTTGCGGTAGGCGAAAAAGAAGATCCCGAGCGCGACAATCGCGACCCCGATCGCGGCCGGATCCGAGTAACCCAGCAGTTTATAGAACACCGCCGCCAGCGCAGCCCCGACGAATTGTGTGATAGCGATCGCCGAACCTTCCTCGATCCAGATCTTGAGGAAGGGTTTTCCGGATTTCAGCGCGTAGTAGGTCGCCGCGAAAAATGAAGTGAAAACAAACTGGAGTATCGCAAACGTTCCGAGCGTCGTGATCAAACTCGAAGTCGAAGCCGGATCGGCGTTGCCCCCGAAAACCCCTGCAAACTTCGTCGTCAGCGCGTAGGCGAGCGACATTGAAATGGCGACCATACCGACGCTGTAGCCGATCGCATAATCGCTGAAATCGAGCCCCTTGTACTTGAAGTAGAGACAGCTGATCAGCATCTCGACCACGCCGGCGAAGATCGCCGCCTCGCCGCCATAGAGCAGATACACAAGGAATATCGCGGAGTCCGAGAAACTCAGGATAATGCTTGATTTCGGGAGATTGATACTGAGGCGCGGCGCGACCAGCACGGCGACCAAAAAAATGGCAAAGAAATTCCAGGTCAAATTCCGAAGGTCAAATCGTGTCAGGTAAAATGCAAAAACCGCGCATCCTAAAACGGATACGGCAATTCTATACGTTCTTTCCGTGGTCTTTTTATTCATCGGGCGAGAGTCCGGAGCTGGGTAGGCGATTCGATAGAACGGAGCGCCTCAATTAGGTTACCACTTTCCGACACGAAAATTCCACAACTATTTGCTTGGCGTCAACGCCGCTGGAATTGGACTCGAGAACGAGTGAAGATTGGATAAATTTGATTCTATCTGCCCTTGCTGAATCGTCGTTAGCGCGTAATTTGGTCTTGAGAAAACTGAACCGTTCGTTGGGCGACGCCGACTAACGATTCGGAACTTAGACCGGTGGGTGAACGGCGACCGCATCGGTCACGATTGCAGGATTGACGCGCAATTGTCCGGCGGCGAACAAACTGATCTCACTCGCAAACTCGCAACGGATTCTCGGCCTGCGAACGGAACCGCTTCGACCAATTCACTTGGCCAGTCTCAACCTCGAAAACTCGCGGTTTTGGGCTACGACCGCCGGGTTATTGTCGGGAATAATGTTCTGCCAACGGGACTTGTCGTCGAGAACCGTCGTCGCTTCGTCGACCGGAACCGGGCGCGAGAAGAGGTAGCCCTGGCCGTATTCGCAACCGAGAATCCGAAGCTGATGCAGTTGGTGGATCGTCTCGATGCCTTCGGCCACGATGTTCAAACCGAGTGTCTTGCCGAGCGCGATGACCGTTCGCACGATCTCGCCATTCTCGGTTCCGTCCTCCATCGACCCGACGAACGAGCGGTCGACTTTCAGCATATCGATGGGGAATCGGTGCAGATAGCTGAAAGATGAGTAACCGGTGCCGAAGTCGTCGATCGAAAGCTGCAGGCCGAGCGCGCGCAGATTCTTCAAAAGCGCGATCGCCGTTTCGGCGTTTTCCATAACGGCGCTCTCGGTGATCTCGAGTTTCAGCGTCGCCGGGTTGATCGTCGTTTCGACAATTATGCGACGGACTTGTTCAACCATATCGCTATGGGCAAAGTGCTTGCCCGAAAGGTTGACGCTTATCATCAACGAGGCGTTTTCCGGATCCCGGTTTTGCCATTCGACCGTCTGGGCACAGGCTTTTTGGAGAATCCAGAGCGTCAGCGGCACGATCAGACCGGTTTCCTCTGCAACGGGAATGAACTCGGAAGGCGGAATGATTCCGCGCTGCGGATGGTTCCAACGCATCAGCGCTTCGAAGCCGTTAAGTTTCATCGTCGCCAAATCAACGATCGGTTGATAAAAGACCGAGAGTTCGTTTCGCTCGATCGCGGACCGAAGGTCGGTTTCGAGCTGGAGGAGCGTCACGGCGCGCAGATGCATCGTTTGATCGAAGACGATGTGATCCTTGTCGTTCTCCTTGGCGTGATACATAGCGATGTCGGCGTCACGCAGAATATCTTCCGCATCCTCATACGTCACGTTGCAGATCGAGATTCCGATGCTCGCATCCGTGAACACCTGGCGGCCGGCGATCGTGAATGGCTTTTGGATCCGGCGATGGATCAACTGTGCGAACTGAACCGCATCGTCGGCCATCCTTATATTGCTTAGGATGATCCCGAAGGCGTCTCCGCTGAACCGAGCGACGAGATCGTTCTCGCGAATCATCGACGTGAGCCTTTTCGCGACGTGAGAGATCAGCCGATCTCCGACCGAATGACCGAGACTTTCGTTGATCGTCTTGAACCGGTTGAGGTCGAGTGAAAGCACCGCGAAGGTTCGATTCGGCGTGTGCTTGAATTTCTCGAGCAAGAACTTGAGCGTTTCGATAAACAAACTGCGATTCGGAAGGTCCGTCAGCTGATCGTGAAACGCGGCATGGCGATATTTCTCGCGGCTTTCGCGCAATTCGCCGCTGGTTTTTTCCTGTTCCCGGATGTAGTGCTGCAACTCCTCGATATGACGCTCAGCCTGCTCGGCTCGATCCCGTTCTGATTGCTCTGCTTTCGCCGACGACGATTTAAGCTCCTCGATGTAGCGCCGGTATGTAAGGAAGACAACTACCGCCACGCCGAGAGCGACCGCGATCAGGACCGGCTCAAGATTATCGAGAGCTTTGATGATGATCGCCGCCAGAAATCCGCCAGTGAGGAACATCAGCAGCGCATTGAAACAATACTCGTACCAAACCTTCCAGATCGGCCTGTCAGAGCGGAGCGCGGCAAACACCGCGACGAACAACGAGTTGACCAGAAATTGAGTTCCGACCATCAGACACATCAGAGTCACGAACTCGGTCGGTGTCGTTGTTTGCGACGCGGACTTGATGCTCGGAAAAACCGTGCGTGCGACGATTACGGTGACGAGAGTCGCGACGGAGGCGATCGAGCAATTCAAAAGCAACGTTCGCAATCCGATCGGGACGCCCTTCCGCTTGAGATTGAGCGATGTGTAAACCGATTCGACGGCCGCGACGACAATGCCGACCTCGCCGCCGTAAAGCAAAAGCGCGACGAATATCACAGAATCGGAGATCGTAAAGTGAATCTTGGTTCGCGGCAGCTGAACCTGGAGAAACGTCGTCAGCACGATCGCGGCGGCTGTGAACCACAGAAAGCGGTTGTCGACGATTGAAAACGGAAATCGAACGATCGCAAACGCAAGAGCAGCGGCGCCAAGCGCGACCGTCGTCCACAAGAGTGCTTCGTTTACTTTTTCTTTTGCTGTCACAATAAATGCGATCGAATCGATGGCCTCGGGAAAGATCCGAATAAAGGGCGAGGACTTGCGCCCGAAAATCGGGCCGAACTTTGTCCAGTGTTAGTATATGTTGAAACTGGTTGTGCTGACAAGAAATTTTCTTTCAGGATTCGACAAAAATCGACGCTTTCATCAGGTGCGTCCGCGAATCCTCAGTTCATACGCCGGAGCAAACTTGGGGGACCTTGTCCGTTTCGTATTCGGCGCCTCAGAATTTCGACATCCGGCGTTAACAGAAATCCCGCCCGCAGACTTGTAAGCAATGTCGGTGCCACATCCCAATTCGCCGCTCAAACATTGAGTATACGGAGTTTAGCGGCTTCGATGTTACGCGATTGTTCGATCTCCTTCGACCCCGTTGAGCAAAAGTCGGTCAAAATGAAAGAAGCGGCCGACTATTCCGTCGAACCGCTTCCTCACACAAAATCAAGGGCCGCTACTTCGTGATGCCGACCTGGCTCAGCGCATAAGCGTACTCGAACGCGACTTCCTTCAAACGGTCGTAACGACCGCTCGAACCGCCGTGGCCAGCGCCCATATTCGTCTTGAGAAGAACGATGTTTCTATCGGTCTTCAGCTCGCGAACCCGAGCGGCGAACTTCGCGCCTTCCCAATACGGAACCTGGCTGTCGTTGAGCGAGACCTCGATCAACATATTCGGGTAGTTCTGCGCTTTGACGTTGTCATACGGGGAGTACTTGATCATATAATCCCACGCTTCCTTTTCGTTCGGATTTCCCCATTCGATCCACTCCTCGGTCGTCAGCGGCAGAGTATCGTCAAGCATCGTGTTCATAACATCGACGAAAGGGACCTGGACTATCGCCGCCTTGAACGTTTCGGGCGACATATTCATCACGCCGCCCATCAACAATCCGCCGGCGCTGCCGCCTTGGATCACAAGCCGGTCGGCCGACGTGAACTTGTTCGCGATGAGCCATTTCGAAGAGTCTATGAAATCGTAGAACGTGTTCAGTTTCTTGAACATACGACCGTCCTGTCGCCATGTCTCGCCGAGTTCGGAACCGCCGCGGATATGCGCGATGCCGTAGATCATACCCCGGTCGACGAGGCTCAAACGCGCGGTCGAGAAGTTTGGCGTCATCGAAAATCCGTATGATCCATATGCGTAAAGAAGCATCGGCGCCGAGCCGTCGAGCTTCGTTCCCTTTTTCCAAACGATCGAAACGGGCACCTTCACTCCGTCGCGCGCGACGGCCCAGACGCGTTTCGTCTCATATTTCGTCTTGTCATATCCCGAAGGAATTTCCTGCTGTTTCAGCAGTTCGCTCTTGCGGGTCTTGAGGTTGAACTCATAGGTCGAATTCGGCGTGATCATCGAAGAATAGGTGTATCGGACGGCTTCGATGTCGTATTCGGGATTTCCGCCAAGCCCCATCGTATAAACACTTTCCGGGGTCGGAATGCGGAGCGCGGCGCGGCGCGTCTTGCTATCCATCACCTTCAGATACTCGAGTCCGTTCTCGACCTCCGAAACGACGGCGTGATCCTTGAAGAATGAAATTCCTTCGATCTTCACCGCCGGATTGTACGGAATGTAGTCTTTCCAGTTCGCCTCGGAAGGATCTGCGGCCGGCGCCCGTACAACCTTGAAGTTCTCGGCGTTTTTGTTGGTCGTGATGAAAAATTCGCCATTGTCGAAATCTGCCGAATACTCGTGGCCTTCGCGGCGCGGCGAGACGACTTTCCAGTCGCCGGTCGGATTCTCGGCCGCCAAGTATCGATACTCGCGCATCGTTTTCGCGAACGAGGCAATGAACAGCATCTTTTTGTCGCGGGATTTCCCGACTCCGACATTGAACAGCAGATCCTTGTCTTCGTAGATCAGTTCATTCTTGTTGGACGCGATCTCGTGCCGCCAGACTTTGTCGGAGCGCTTCGAAACGGCATCTTCCTGGCCGATGAAGAGGTACTTTCCATCATTCGACCATTCGGCGCTCGTCACGCGTTCGATCTTGTTCGGCAGCAGTCCGCCGCTGCGAAGGTCCTTGATCTGGAGCGAGTATTGCCGATACCCGGTCGTGTCGGTCGAGAAAGCAAGAAAGTTTCCGTCTTCACTAACCGAGAATTCACCGATCGCGAAGTATTTAAACCCCTTGGCCATTTCGTTCTGGTCGATCAGCACCTCTGGGTTCTTGAGATCTTTCGTCCTGCTCCGCAAATACGTCGGATACTGTTTCCCTTCTTCGGTCGTCGTGAAATACCAATAGTCGCCGATGCGATAGGGGACGCTCATATCGGTCTGTTTGATCCGGCCGAGCATTTCATTGTAAAGACCATCGGCAAAGCTCTTGTGCGGATTCATAAAATGATCCGTGTAGGCGTTGTTCTCCTCAAGATATTTGATCACTTCCGGGTCTTTTTTGTCATTTCGGTCGCGCATCCACGCGTAGTTGTCGACGATCTCGTAACCGTGGATCTTCAGGACCTTCGGTACTTTTTTTGCAACGGGTGCTTTCATATCGGTTTGTGCGAATAGTTCAGTGTTTCCAACTGTAATCAAAGTTATCGCGAATACCAAGATGCAGAACAATTTTGACATTTTCCTAACTCCCTTTCGATGAATAAGATTATAACAAGCGGGCCGTGTACATTACGCATTTCCGAACGATTTGTTTCGATTTGAACATCCCGAACAAACCCGTATTTCGCCGGCGCGCGTCACGCTGTCAAATCGACCGCCGACAAAACAAAAGGGCGGAAATCGGGAAACGATCCCGATTTCCGCCCTTTTTGTCGGTTCTGCCTTCTATCAGCGTTCGTTCATCGGAACATAAACAAGATCGCGGCCGCCGATGTACTCGGCCCGCGGACGGATCAACTTGTTGTTCGCGTACTGTTCAAGGATATGTCCCGTCCAACCCGAAATGCGCGACACGGCGAAGATCGGCGTGTACTGATCGAGCGGAATATCCATCAGGTAATAGGCTGAGGCCGAATAGAAATCGACGTTCGGATGCATATGTTTCTTTTCGAGCATCAGTTCCTCGATGCGCCGCGACATCTCGTACCACTTCGTGACGCCTTTCTTCTCGCCCAATTCACGGGAGAATCTCCGTAGCCAGGTGGCGCGCGGGTCTTCCGTCTTGTACACCGCGTGGCCGATTCCCATAATCTTGCGTTTCGCCTCAAGCGCGGCATCCAGCCAAGAGTCAACCTTCGACAGGTCGCCGATCTCAAGCAACATCTTCATCACGTTCGTGTTCGCTCCGCCGTGGAGCGGTCCGGCAAGCGCCGCGATCCCGGCGGTGACGGCACCGTACATATCAGCCAGAGTTCCCGAGACAACGCGCGTCGTGAAGGTCGAAGCGTTCAGTTCGTGGTCGGCGTGCAGAATCAGCGCGATGTCGAAGATCCGAACTTCGTCCGCTTCGGCGCGCTCGCCACGCATCATATACAGAAAGTTCTCGGCGATGCCGAGCGACGGGTCGGGCGCGACAATCTCGTCGCCGTTGCGAATACGCTCCCAAGCGGCGACGATCGTCCCCATTTGAGCCGTCAGTTTGACCGCGGTCTTGACTGCTGCCTCGCGATCAGTTCCATGTCCGGCCTTGTCGTAAAATCCAAGCGCGGAGACCGTTGTACGCAGTACATCCATCGGACTCGCGTCCTTTGGAAACGACTTCAGCATTGCAACGACTTCCGAAGGAACTCCCGAATTTGCCCGAAACTGAGCCTTGAGGTCATCGAGCTCATCCTGCTTCGGCAAACGTCCGTTCCAAAGCAGGAAGATCACTTCCTCGAACGTCGAATGTTCCGCAAGATCGTGGATATTGTAACCCTGATAGATCAAGATCCCGTTCTCGCCGTCAACATCCCCGATTGAGCTCTGCGCGGCAACCACGCCCCTCAGTCCGGCGGCTGCGGCGGTTGTTTCTGTTCCTGTACTCATATTGATTGATACCTTGTAACAAATTAGAATTTTCTATCAACTAAATTTATCAAATGAGACGCCAAACGGCAAGCATCCGAAAGTGCCTGAAGGCATGACCCAAGATACTAGAAACACTCGGTTTTTCAGGTTTCCGCGCGTCCGGTGCCGGCGTTTCCGGCGACGTTTTTTCGTCGTTCTTGCCGAATCCGTCGCGATCGATACCGCCGCAATCAAAAAGATCCGCGAAGCCTCCCGGCATCGCGGATGATCAGGGCGGGACGCTCAGCGATGTCCGCGCCGAAAGTTACGAAGACTCAGCGAATCTGAGTTTCATAGGTCGATTTGATCCGAAGTTGCTGCGCCCGGTTAAGCTTGACGTGCTTTCCGCGCTCGACGACAACGGCCCCGACTCCAAATGCCGCGCCGACGCCCGCGCCTACCGCTGCTCCGACCGGCCCGCCGACGACCGCTCCGACGACCGCTCCGGTACCGGTTGCGGCTCCGACCTTGATCGTGTCGCCTTTCAGGGAACTCTTGCCTTCGACCGTTCCCTCAGTGTCGACTCGCTTGACGTTATCGCCCTTGACCGGGAGAACTTCCGTCAGGATCGCGCTGAAGTTCGACCAACGCGCTTCGTTCAGAATAATGCGGTCAAAGGTCAGCAGGATCTCGGCGCGGCGCTTGATGCGGCCGGGCTTCTGGATCTTTGAAACGCGTCCTTCGACGATCGCGCCCCCGATCTCCATCGGCGAGACGACCTTGGCCGTGAACTTGTCGCCTTCCTTGCTGCGTTCGGTCGTGATCTCGTCATTAAGTTCGAGGATCAGCTCCGTTTCGGACGGAATCAAAATGATCGCCTCGGAGTTGGTGGTCGAATAATTGACCTCGTCGGTCTTGGTCTTCAACACCGGTGCTTCTTCGACCGGATCGGTCCTTGTCGCCGTCACGGTAACGTCCGGAACCGGCGTCGTTGGAACCTGAATCTCGTTCCGGCGCTTGAGGTCCGTCGGCAGGTTCGCGTCGAACGAACGCTTTTCGTAGCCGGCGTTGTAACCCGTTTCGAAGCCTTGCTGGTAACCGTCCCGGTAATCTTCGATCGTGCCGAAATCCTTGCTGTACGCACGGTCGGCCTTTGTGTATTCATTATGCCGCGTGTAGCTCTTCGCGGCATTGTCGATGACGTCGCGGTACCCGGCCATATAACCGTCCGAATAGCCTGTTCGGTAACCTCTTTGCAGAGCGACCTTGGTTGTCTGGGCATTGATTGTCTGAAGGGGCAGCGTCAGAAAAGTTACAAGACTCAGGGAGAGAATCAGGGCGAAACTCGAGAAACTTCTGGTCAGTTTCATTTTACCTCCTATGTTCAAAAAACAAGAAATGATTTATCCTCTAGGGTTTATACACTATAAGTTAAGAAATTACAACAACATTTTTCAAAGTGAAAAATACGACCGCCTAAGAACTCGTGGACGGTTCGATGCCGCAATGATTTTGTCAGGATGCCCCGAATCACAAAACCGGATCGTTCGAAATGGGATTTCGGTTATGTTTTTTGATTGTTTTGACGCCGAACAAACACCATTCAAACCGAATCAGGCATTAGTAAGCTTAAGCATTTCTATCTGTCCCTGAAAGGGACTCAGGTAATAGCGTCGGGAGCATCCCGACGACTCGGTTATAGTGATTGGACGTCCCTGGAAGGGACGCAGGGATTAATCGTTTCTTCCTGCGTCCAGGGACGAAAGGCCTCGTCGTTCGCGCGATCGTCGGGATACTCCCGACGCGATTGTCTGCGTGCCTTTCAGGCACGGCCACAATTCGTTCGACAGATGTTAGGTTCGAATAGGGCAAACAAAATCGGTGCCCGAAAAATCTCTCGCAAGAAACACAATTTCAAGTAACTGATGCCAAGGGATTTAGCTTATCCGTGTTTCGTCGGCGCGCCGTGCGCCCGCCGATTGGACAGCTAATGCGCAATCCGGGTTCAAACCAAATCAGGCATTTGAAGGAACTTCCAGCGAAGCGCGAAGAACCGCATGAAAATGCCAATTCTCGCGTTTTTTAGCGGGTTTCGCGGGAAAGAGACGTCCGATCGCGCAATTTAGATTCGAAGGCACCTCGTCCTCGGCGCGCACTCAGGATGCCGTCGCGCGGCGCTTTAGTAACTGCGGCGGAAAAGGTAAGACGCGCGGACGAAGAAAGTCCGGTAGTTTCGCTCGAAACGCGGTTCGAGTTGTCCCGAATACGGGCTGAAACCGTTGAAGTTCGCGTTTTCATTGTATCCGACGTAGAACGCCGTTCCGGGATTCGGGTTCCATCCGAACAGCATCTGGCCGCTGACATTGCGCGTCAGACTGTCATAATCCAGCCGCAGACGCGTGTACGCGAACCTCGAAAACTGATATGTCGATCGAATCGAGACGATGTCCGTTTCGTATGCCGCCTTGCCGCTATCATTCCGCTTCAGTCCGCTCTTTGAATAGCTCAGCGACACCCTTAACGGATCCGACGGTTTGTACTCGAATCCGAATCCGAAATTGAATTGAAGGCCTTTGCCGGGATCGAGGCCGGGACTGCTGCCCGCCGAGCCCGGATCGAGGAGAT
Coding sequences:
- a CDS encoding EAL domain-containing protein yields the protein MTAKEKVNEALLWTTVALGAAALAFAIVRFPFSIVDNRFLWFTAAAIVLTTFLQVQLPRTKIHFTISDSVIFVALLLYGGEVGIVVAAVESVYTSLNLKRKGVPIGLRTLLLNCSIASVATLVTVIVARTVFPSIKSASQTTTPTEFVTLMCLMVGTQFLVNSLFVAVFAALRSDRPIWKVWYEYCFNALLMFLTGGFLAAIIIKALDNLEPVLIAVALGVAVVVFLTYRRYIEELKSSSAKAEQSERDRAEQAERHIEELQHYIREQEKTSGELRESREKYRHAAFHDQLTDLPNRSLFIETLKFLLEKFKHTPNRTFAVLSLDLNRFKTINESLGHSVGDRLISHVAKRLTSMIRENDLVARFSGDAFGIILSNIRMADDAVQFAQLIHRRIQKPFTIAGRQVFTDASIGISICNVTYEDAEDILRDADIAMYHAKENDKDHIVFDQTMHLRAVTLLQLETDLRSAIERNELSVFYQPIVDLATMKLNGFEALMRWNHPQRGIIPPSEFIPVAEETGLIVPLTLWILQKACAQTVEWQNRDPENASLMISVNLSGKHFAHSDMVEQVRRIIVETTINPATLKLEITESAVMENAETAIALLKNLRALGLQLSIDDFGTGYSSFSYLHRFPIDMLKVDRSFVGSMEDGTENGEIVRTVIALGKTLGLNIVAEGIETIHQLHQLRILGCEYGQGYLFSRPVPVDEATTVLDDKSRWQNIIPDNNPAVVAQNREFSRLRLAK
- a CDS encoding S9 family peptidase; protein product: MKAPVAKKVPKVLKIHGYEIVDNYAWMRDRNDKKDPEVIKYLEENNAYTDHFMNPHKSFADGLYNEMLGRIKQTDMSVPYRIGDYWYFTTTEEGKQYPTYLRSRTKDLKNPEVLIDQNEMAKGFKYFAIGEFSVSEDGNFLAFSTDTTGYRQYSLQIKDLRSGGLLPNKIERVTSAEWSNDGKYLFIGQEDAVSKRSDKVWRHEIASNKNELIYEDKDLLFNVGVGKSRDKKMLFIASFAKTMREYRYLAAENPTGDWKVVSPRREGHEYSADFDNGEFFITTNKNAENFKVVRAPAADPSEANWKDYIPYNPAVKIEGISFFKDHAVVSEVENGLEYLKVMDSKTRRAALRIPTPESVYTMGLGGNPEYDIEAVRYTYSSMITPNSTYEFNLKTRKSELLKQQEIPSGYDKTKYETKRVWAVARDGVKVPVSIVWKKGTKLDGSAPMLLYAYGSYGFSMTPNFSTARLSLVDRGMIYGIAHIRGGSELGETWRQDGRMFKKLNTFYDFIDSSKWLIANKFTSADRLVIQGGSAGGLLMGGVMNMSPETFKAAIVQVPFVDVMNTMLDDTLPLTTEEWIEWGNPNEKEAWDYMIKYSPYDNVKAQNYPNMLIEVSLNDSQVPYWEGAKFAARVRELKTDRNIVLLKTNMGAGHGGSSGRYDRLKEVAFEYAYALSQVGITK
- a CDS encoding citrate synthase (catalyzes the formation of citrate from acetyl-CoA and oxaloacetate) — protein: MSTGTETTAAAAGLRGVVAAQSSIGDVDGENGILIYQGYNIHDLAEHSTFEEVIFLLWNGRLPKQDELDDLKAQFRANSGVPSEVVAMLKSFPKDASPMDVLRTTVSALGFYDKAGHGTDREAAVKTAVKLTAQMGTIVAAWERIRNGDEIVAPDPSLGIAENFLYMMRGERAEADEVRIFDIALILHADHELNASTFTTRVVSGTLADMYGAVTAGIAALAGPLHGGANTNVMKMLLEIGDLSKVDSWLDAALEAKRKIMGIGHAVYKTEDPRATWLRRFSRELGEKKGVTKWYEMSRRIEELMLEKKHMHPNVDFYSASAYYLMDIPLDQYTPIFAVSRISGWTGHILEQYANNKLIRPRAEYIGGRDLVYVPMNER